The DNA window TCATTGGCCAGGCACAATAACCTGTGACTAATAGTCATTCATGGTTATACAGCACGGCCTGATTATCAAAATTTGCCACTAGTCcgtaacaaaaaaaaatctcaagctGTTAATTGACCAATACGTATTCCTGAGGAAATCAGAGTAATCACATGGATATTCATGGCACAGAAAGGGAAGGTACAGCTAGCATTGCATTGCTTCTGTGAGTCATCTGCTCTGGTCtacttttgattattttttttcctcatgtggGACCAGTAGTGTAAATCAAAGATTTGAGAAGTAAGGCTATGCTTAAAGTGTCCCAAATTAAAATCCAGTTGCCACCTTTCTTCTCTTAGGCAGCCATCCAGTTTTGTGCAGGAATAGACATGCTAATGGCTGTGATACAGCTACAGAAGCGAACCAGTTAGCTCATGGTCTGCCTTTGCCAATGGCAAGGTCAGCTACTGGAAAAAGTTACAAAACAGCTTTAACAGCTAGGTATGATCCCACAGAAGAGCCTTGACTGAGAACTGTTAGTCTTTGCTAATTTTCATTCAAGTCAGTCTCAAAACAAGGACAACAGCATGTGTGCGGGTTGGGTTGTTGTTGGATGGGCCTATTCATGACAATGGTCAGGATAGCTTGTCCATGTGGTAGATTTTTTACTCTACTTTCACTTCCCTGAAGCACTAGAGCAGCTCAGGTCACACAAGAGATATAACTGTCTGGCTGGCATGAAGGAGTCACCTGTCTGGCAGAGAGGTCTCAGCATCTCTCAGAGCCCAAGGAATTCTCAAACAGTACCTAAAACTATGGGCACCCTCTGGCATCTTTGCTCTGGTCACCAGCCTTCACTGTAAGACACACACTTGGATTTATTTATGATTTAGCAATGATACGAGCAGAGCTCGGAAAAGTTGTTGGtgactgtaggaaaaaaaaacagaaagcagaccATAAATCAGGTCATCAGATGAATTCAGAATGCACTAACAAAACCAGAGCTTCcaataaatttcatttcaagcagaatagaaatgttttcttggtTGAGAGTTCAGGATAGATGATACTTTCAGATGTGTGTCAAGCCAATGCGACGTctacaaaaatgtttgcaggCAAACAGCAATGGCTGATCCAGAGACAGGCTCTCACACCAGCTGCACATTTTAGTATGACTGAATACAAATATGAGACTCTCTAGTTCCCTGAGCAAAGCTGAatctaattaaatatttaatagcttttttttttttcccccctacaAATCCTTTGGTTTCTTGCTCTTTCATACTGTGCTATGATGACATTTGAACAACAAATGCAGTCTTGGTAGGTGGGTCTCCTGGTACTACTTTTTATATGAAAAGCTTGCACTTCCCTGCTGAAGTCCAGATGCTGCCTTTATGAGGATTTTTGTCCtgatcaatttttaaaaaaacatttttccatccCATGGCATTAATAGCTACCTGGGGAAATACCAGCTCCTCCCCACTCCTGCAAATACTAACCATTCCCAGACGGGAAGggatttctccttccttttatttaccTGCAAGATGTCTTTGCTAGTGCTCAGAATTACAAAGGGAGCAGGCAAAATAAGAGGAAAACCTTTTTAAGTAGAAAGTGTTACAAACAGAGCAACTGTGCACACTCTGACTGAGCACACTGCCTTCGGAGGCTGCATTATACTGACTAAACCCTGCATAATCTTCCCAGGGTCACACAGTGAGTCATTAGCGAGACGGCACTAAGACAGAGGCATCCTGATTTTTGTAATCACTCTGATTACTTTAAGACCCCCAATTTAAAAGGCTATAGGTTTGTGCTGGCAGCACAGTCACACAGCCAGCTACTTACAGCTTTACAAATTTGTTGTCTTGCAATCATTTTGCTCCTATGTGCCTGTAGtgctatttgttttgttttgtcttttttgcaCTTGTTTGTGTGCTGTTCAAAATTATTCATGTTTTGGctacaaaaagcaaaggaaggcaGAGACGGGCAGCAGCCTCACCACTGCCTTCATGCGCCcaccccagggctgctcctggccTGCTGGCCCCGGGTGGCCTCCGCACGCTTGGCAGCGCTGTAGCCAGGGTCTGGTCCTCAGCAGAGACTTTAGGCTGCTTAAAGCCAAGCAGTCATCCAGGAGATGAAatggctttcatttctgttcttgccAAGCCATTCCTGGTTGTTGCAGTGCCCTTTCATACAGGCAGTCTGCTGATGGCTGCTCTGGCATTATCATTAACAACAAAGAAGCACTGCAAAAGTGCTGGCGTGGCTGGTCAGCCTTTGGCTCCACgttccctctctctctcagtgGTGAGTTTCTTGTGCTTTTCCAGTACTGGTGAGTATTGTTTTTGGTCTGTGTTGGTGGTGTTTGCACCCACCATGTAGCCCAGAAGTGTGTTGGGCTGGCTAGGCCCATCCAGCCACCACATCAGGGGGTTACGTGAAGGCTGGTTCAAGCTATACCAAAAGAAATGACTGGGGGAAATGCTCACTTGACACTCTAtagataaatacaaatattttctggaaaaaaataactatatCCATAGTCTGTGTCCTAGAAGGACTCTTTATGTGTCACTAAAATAGCTATTTGTAATCTGTTAtaccctcccctcccctttgaGGCCTAACTGACAGTTATTCAAGTAGGTGTGCTTCAGAAGGCCATGACCCTCCACAGAGAGAACAGGGTTTGCCATCCTGTCTGATCCTTTCATGACAAAGGCATACTTTAAgtggaaaagcagcacaggcGTGCAGCAAATGACAGCTATATGCATTCGACTTTGCATTGTATATATGAAGGCATTTGACGAAAACCAcatcaataaaaagaaattacatttgctTCTGCACTCGAAAAATACACATTGAAGCATTATATGTTTGGGATTTTTAGCAGTGTTTAGCAGTGTTATACTGTGCAAAGTAATTTCAAATGATTAATACCTTGACACTAATCTTGtaacaaatcatttttatcatctaaaaatcagcttttaattaaaagaatacttcatatttattttgtgatacTAAACTAccctgattattttaaaattacgTGTGATGTTGGCACATACTAAATATACAgcatatatatttctgttgcGCTTTATTGTCTGTCTGAAAAGTGAATTTCAATTATTAAGCATTATTAAGTGTTTAGGAATGTCCTGCTATGTGTAggtctgaaattaattttgccaGGAATGATCTCTATCTTTTTGAAACCTacattttagaaggaaaatactATCTTCTTTCAAAACTACTGCGTTTGCCCAAAGTTAGTGTTCTCCTAACCCTAACAAGAGGTTGATAGGTAACAAAGCTCAACTGTACCCTGTATCAAGCTCCAGTAAGACCTCCATATTAtgtattttcaaactgaaagcaTCTGGTTGGTGTGTCATGTGGGCTCTGACTCTACTCACTCCCTAATACATACTGGTTACTTTGATGATTTGTATTTAACTCAGGAGGCTGACAGTCACCTACAGACACGCTCCCTCAAGAACATGCATGTCAACATGCAGCTGCAATCGAAATGGAAGTACACCTGTGCGCGTCACCACTGGCTGCTGCAAGCTGTTTGAGCCCCTGTAACGCTGATGAGGGGATGTCTCTGTGCCTTCATCACCGAGCTATTAAaggcaagcattttttttttctattgtaatCCCAACAAAACACCTAAAGGTAGCCTCAATAACAATGAAGTTAGACATTCAGTACgttggaatattttattttcactttacaTGCGGTGTTAAAAACCCAAAGAACGTATTATTTACACATCCACAATACAAGTTTACAAGATATCTATACATGTTAAAGTACTCTATAGTATAGAGCAGCTTCATTTAAGGGTTACTTTTTTATGCCGTACCATTAAAAAAGATACAATCTGCGTTTACCTTTGCACAAATGGATAAAGcatcttttattattaaattaacaGAATAAAGACTAGGTTGAATGTTAGAAATTTCAACATAAATACTGAGAGAACTCACATTACCATCTACAAGGCAGCACAATGTTACAGGAGGTTATCAGGGTTCACATACATTTATCTTTCGATTTCACACAAGTCtgtattaattaatatttgtaaagtgAATTCAGAtcagtttttgtcttttgacAACCAAGTACTTTTTATGCTATTAATCTGTAGTGTTTTAGTTGCAAGACAGAAGTGTTTAGGAAGAGAGATCATTGATTTTTGGATCCAGAGGTCTCAGGAAATAAATGCCCCTTACAGccttacaagaaaaaatgactaCTTCTGTCCTTTATTCTTTGTTCTGTAACAGAGATCCAATTTTCAGTGACTAACCTTTTCTCCCCTTCAAACACATAACATAAATCTCCACCGTCTCTGAAACCCATTGCAGTTATTTGTCCCGCTAATTCATGAATATTCCTCTGCCATGGTTATTTCTATAGTTATGTTCAATAAACAATGCGGTAGTGTGTAGTTTGCAAGCTAAAATAGCCATCTGTGTTGAACATCAGCTGCAAGTGGATACTGTAAAACCTACTAAATAGCTTACACAACTTTAGCAGGTGTTCCATTACCCTAGAAACCTCATTTGATTTCACATTATAACTGTTTGATCCTTCGGAGAGCTGGAGTGGAATGTTTATCATGGCAAGGTGATTTAATGCTGCTGTCTTCTTGGATTGTAGGCTGCCTTTAGTTACTATTAATTAtccttgctttttattttttttggggggggggcgggggggttgCTATTGAGAGGTTTTACAACTGGCACTCAGGAGATATGTGCTATAGTGAGAACACCTGacaggtttgttgttgttgttttttttttttttttagtacttttaTCATTTGCATGAATAAGGCACAAAATGCACAGATTCAGGTAAACTCACACataatatttacagaatattGTCATTACCTGCatgactttggaaaaaaaaacccttacattacacaacaaaaacaaattgatTGCactactgttgatttttcacaGACTGCTTTTGCCAGGCCaattaatgtttcttcttttctacagACAATAGTCTATCAGACTGTAGGGCATTattaaatgcaacaaaaatgtaACCTTCTCTAGTTACACAGGTCTTTGCCAAATGAATTGTTGATTATTAGCTGCCCTCAATGAGATGTACGGGGCTCAAGTTCACAGTGGCCAGGTATTGGATGGAGGCACCGTGGAAACACAGTAAAACTCCCCCATTCCAGCCCAAAAGACTAGATTTGAAATGTACAGCTCTGAATCAATAGCAGCATAACAGAGTTATGAAGAATTAAAGGTATCTGCTCTCTTTCACTGGGCGACTAGTTCATCAAGGCGTGTTATCCAGAAGGCTGGCAGCAATGCGCAGTACTTCCTTAGCTGTCGCCAAAATGAACCTAGCTGTCggctgcagaaggcagagtCATGTTTGTTCAGTCATGCTCAATGTAAACAATTCCATAGCATAAAAGATGCAATGGGAACCTAAGTACATCCTAGTGTGTacagtacacacacacacacatccacgCACACGCACAGCTTTATCTGTGGCATGAACAAAATGCCAcgcacaaggagaaaaaaaaaataatgctacaGTTGGGCCAGAGACTGAATTCCAGCAAATTGATTATTAACCCAGATATTCATTGAGACATTACCATTTTCTGACATTTGTGCAAGAGGCAAGGTGAATGCATACATATTAAAATGTTCACATTTAATGGGAAGGACCACGCTTAATGGCAGTCTAAAATGGAACCcatttttcaagtatttgcttacagatttcttttcccaAGAACATTTTTAGCTATTTAGAACAGTAAAGTAGCCCCCACCCCATTGTGCTACATGTCTCCTTAGctccaaacaaaagaaatgtaatgaCCAGcactttcctttgtttttgtttgtttgcgcTTAGCAAGTACACAAAGTCTTGCTATAGCTACATGTGGCAAGACACAGATGTtgctgaaataaagacagtttctTTGGCCACTTTGTTCTCTGTAATTACAAGCAAGTCTCTGTCTTATGTGTCTACCACAAAATCATCTCACAACCTGTACAGGTCAATGCCACACTCATTTTTAGGACAGATGTCCTAGTAACTGTATTTGTTCAGTGGTCTGACTGACGTTGTCTGAGGAACGAATGAGGGTTTTGGTGGCACGTCAGGTTTTAAGGAGGGTGTCCTCTTTATGCCTGTACGAGGAAGGGTGCCGTTGCTCGTGTAACTGCTTTGCCGGGACAAGGAAGGCTGGAGGTGAACGCTGACAGGCGTCCCTTGAATGTAGTCCATCTTTGAGCCTGCTGTGGGAGTCACATACCCCCCCCGATTAATACTGGGCTGTCTGGATAACAAAACACCATTTGGTGAGTTTAAGTTTTTAGGAAGGGCAGATATTGAATGCCTTTGTGAAGAATTTTTGTGATAACCTCTCTGCCTTTCCAAAGAGGTCATTGGTACTGCAGGCGTGGTGGGAACATCCACCCGTTTTGTGGGGCTGTTTCTTGGAAGAGTCGATGGAGGAGAGTACAAAGATGCCTCCCGGTTGGGAACTTTAGGTGGTATCTCAGACATATTTCCCATTGGATCCAGCATTAAAGTCTGGTGGGCCACTTGGATATCTCCCATAATTGCTTTGGGATTACTAGTAGTTTCATTTAAGTGTTTCAGGAAATCATTCAGGGTGTTCCTGGAATCAACAGATCTCCTGTGGTCTCTTTTGCTGGATGGTTTTGTGAGTGGATGATCAATATGTTGCATCTTTTTGTCTGCCTTGTGCGCGTTAGAATTTGAGAAAGATGTATTGTAATCATGAGTAGCGTTGGGAAGAACGATAGCACTAGGGATATGTCCATGACTTAGAGGAGAGTGGGGTGGaggactggaaggaaaaaactgAGGGCTTTTTAGTGGGGTTTCCTTTCGTGAAGCATTGAGATTACTATGTGCTTTCTCCGACTGACTTTTCATGGCCTGCAGAGTCTTTTGTTGAAGAACTGGTGTAGATTCAGGAGTTGGAAGTGCAGCTAATTCTGGAGGCTGGCCCCTGTGGTCCATCATCATGGACTTCGTATCACCATTTGGTGGCAATTCCTTTCTGCTAGTCAACAGGTTTGTGTAGAGTTTGGGTGAATCAATGTTTTGTTGATATTCCTTGACGGGACTATCGAACAGCCCATTCAGTTTAGCAAAGCTCCCACTGGAGTCAGTACAGGACTGCGCAGATTCTGcatctttgtgtatttttctggatttccGTACAAACACATCCCGATAACAGTAAACGGCCACTCCCGCAATAAAGGCTCCCAggacaaaagcagcaaagacaCAAGTGATTAGGACATTCATGTGTACCATTTGGTTGGACTCTCCTGATTGCACTTCCCACCTTACACCTGCAAAAGACATGCAGCAGTATCATAAATTTACATGTACTTCATACTGATCTGTTTCAGAAGATGTTAGCCTGCCTCAGGGAAGGACAGCAGTGTCTATTAAGTGTTTTCAAGTGCTCTGTACCTACTGTTAGTGTAAATCTGCAATCCACAGCACTGGtgaatgcaaataattttataaataaaacgGACGGAGTTAGCATTGATCAGCCTAAACAAAGACTGTCCATTTTCTTTGATAATGAGGAATACTTGTCAGAGCTTCACTCCTCATATTACATTTGGGTGTACACTGTATGCTATCGGTTTAGCGTGCCCCCAGATTTCCTTTAAGGCTCACAAATAGGGGCCTGTATGTTATTAACATTAACgatttctgctggaaaattgAGGTTAGAAGGTGCTACTGGGCCAGACAGCAATTAATAACTCAAGGATGAATTTCTCTCTCAATTTTCTGCCCAACTCATAAGTCAGTATCAAAAGAGAGACACAATTATGCAAATGTTATGTAGAACTGTATAATGTACATACTGCATTGTTTAAACCACGTCATTATAATCTGATGCAAAACTTGTAAACTAATATATCTACAGCTTGCTAGCCTTGGAATGGCATACTTTGCATTATGTAAGCATACAATTTTCAAAGTTCAAGATTATGGCATTGTATTAAAGcactaatttttcttttctgcttgtaGTCAATAATGAACTTACATAATACTTGCATAACGTAAAAAAACACTCCTTGCAAGGTTAAGTTATTACACAATgttaaaatttagaaaactttttGTTTAGACAAAGTTGAATACTGGATTAGTTTGTGATTCGTATATTAACCATCTCCCTTTGTTTCTTGAGACCTTTAAAGCAACCACAGACATCTTGCAGCTAAGACAATGTtagtttttaatgaaagtaatTCTGTTAACTATCCCAAGGgatgttaaaatgaaagagcaagAGTGAAGGAACAGATTCATTTTTGTTAGAGGCAAGGCCTTTGAACATTGTTAATGTTCAGGGTTATAGGTTTTAATGGCACtgtgcagaagaagaaagaacatgaaTAAAGTTCACTAATAGCTATGACACAAAATATGATTCAGAACCAAGAGCAAATGATAACAAAAAActtaaagcaaaatggaaaataactgcaacaaattaaaatgacaaatgcaCTGCCATAATGGCTGATAGGAAACCTGATATATTTTGGTGAATggtaataaaatagaaatgtttttttgacTGGTGAGATTTTTCAGTAAATACAGAATTGTGCAAACATGTCTGTCAGCCAGCTATTCTGTGTACTGATGAAGACTTAAGTTTTGTTTATGGGGCTGGAAGCTTCTTGAGCCTTTGGTTGACTGCAATAGTCCTGCTGAATTGAAATCTTTGTTGCTGTAAGAGCCTAATCAAAGGTTCACTTAGCTGAAAGAATGGctacagaaaagatgaattACATGCAGTAcatgtttctttctgtgttcaGATTAAAATCTATGTCTGTGTCTCCATGTACTGAGACCTTTTTTAAACTGATCCTCatatccagaaaataaaaattcagcacaTCCTTACTCAGATCTGACCACATTCTTCACAAACGTGCCGCAGGCAGCAGTTTGGGATATGCCCCACTTAAAGCTCCGTGTCATGGAGCTGTGTTTCGCTTTGTTCCTGCCCCTGCCCgctgcaaaaccaaaataacaaaaaaaaaacaccattaagCTCTTGTAAACAACCATTCATGAGGACTAATAGTCTTATCCAAACTCGACTCGTTTGAAAACAACCACCAGAGGTGCAGATAAGtcctgaatttaatttttttaatgcatccaGAACTCCCACTGATTTTAATGGGAGCTTTGGAGCACCCCAGGAATAAAAGGCTGAGCTTATTATCTGTGTTTCCCATTATAAGCTCTAAGCAGCACTTTGAACGCTGGTTAAATAGGTACGAGAATCATGATTGCACTGTCTGCATATTCACAGGAAATGGGTGTAAAATATAGCCCAACAATCACGGCTGTTACATTTAAACCTTAGAAAATGCTGAGACTATCAGGTTTCCATTCAGCTGCAATGTATTCCCTGGTAAGGCCTTACCCTTTGGGACACCTGATAATGGATCAGAATAATCAGAAGTGTTTGGGTCATCTTGAACTACAAATTTCCGAGAGCCAGTCACTTTAGGTTTCCAGGAACCAATCACTTTAGGTGATATAACTGGGATACTTGCCATTGTGGTAATGGAAGCTGAGGAGAACTCCATGTCTGTGGtggcaaacagatttttattaatgtgtATTACAGTCGTCAGGTTTTCCTCGCTGTTTCATGGCATATCTAAGCTACTGCTGGAGACAGTATTTAATGGGAGTTACTGGACAGCAAAATGTGACCCACTACACTTTGTAGAACTACAGAGGACTGATTGAAATCAATTGGTTCAAAACTTTTAagtatgacaaaaaaaaacaacacattaaaGCATCAACAGCTGCTAGCCAAAAAGCCAGAGAAGTCAAACATGAAAGCAGTGCAAAAGTTGACATAAGCAACTGGTGGAGATGAAAAGCACAACTTGCGCTACTTAATTGCCATATTGTTCACTGAAGACAACACATTCCATTACCTTCTAAACATCTTccaaaaaatataattttacttaGAAAGATACATGCTTACTATAGGTTACTCCTGAGAAACCAGATCAGCTCCATTAGTGCTATTACGGGATACCAGGAACTGTTGAATGAGCCATTTCTTGAGGGGACGATGAAAGGAATGTTCTTAACCTCTATTTTGTAATGGTTCCTAAGGAACAATATCATATAGATTCTGGCTCCTCTGTCATACATTTACTGAACAGAATCACTAAAGCCAATGTGGAAATGCATGAGTAGGAAACATATCAAATTGAGTTTACAATCCAAAATCTACTTTGCACACTCAAGTATTTTGTGTTCACTGTCCCATTAGGTTTAGGAGTGAATGTCTGTGACGTGAGATTTGACTGAGAAATGTACTCCAAAAGCATGCTCATTCAGGACTTGAAAATCAGGTTCAATTGTATCTGTTCTAAAATATCACTTTGAAAATTCAATTGATAACCACTAAATGAGGCAAGGTAGCATTTCCATATAAcacagttttgctttgctttcctaaGCAAGTATCTAACTTACATTATGGTTAATatatctggaaaatatttgtctcAGACATTACTTCTTGTCAAGTTACAGAAGTATAAATATAatcagaaaccaaaacaaaaaataaaatgttgttgCACTTTTACAAATTAAACATGTAAAGATTCTTCTCAAGATTTGTCGGTCAAACATGCCCTCAGTTTGAAACCAGAGATCAAGTTCCAGGAGGAACACTGGAAAATATGGCTCAGTCTTGCTCCTGTTGAAGTCAACACAGGTTCTCCTTTTGAGTTCAACAGAGGAGCATTGCGTCCTGCCTCCTGGAACACCAAGGGCTGACAATGAAAACATcgttagaaaaaaatcactgaaggtGAAAAGGATGCAAAAGTCTCTCTGACAGCAATACATAAAGCTTCCTAAGCTACCTTTGTCTGCACAAGTCCTCATTCGGCTACACAGTTTGTGATGTTAAATTTTTTCCATTAGCACAAACGActtataacattttaaaaatacagaaatacacattttctgaaACGTGTATTTGTACAAAAAGCTTgctgggaaagaaggaaagacgAAGGGAAAGGTAAGGAGGAAGATGATGAAATTCTGCCATTCATCTACTAGAGATGACCAATAGGGGCATTCACAAATGCATGGCTGGGGATACAGAGTAAAGCTTAGTGGACTTTCGTGCAAGTGAAGATGTCATCTACGTTAATCAGGCTCTTTAATAAAAGATGTCTCAATAAATAATGAGCTGTTAACATGCGACTACACAGGGTGAAGTGCTGAGTGAGAAGAGTCTGACTATCTTTACCATCAGTGGGAACATGagtaaaagcacaaaaatgaagGACTGCCAATTgtgcaaaaggaaggaaaaaagggctGAAAATGCTGAACTGAAGGAAAGTAAAGGTCATTaattcaaaaaaattaaaaaaaactaaccAGATGTTGGGTCGCCAAATATTTTGTAATCTGGTGTAGCTGTAGTAGGCAAAATTTCTAAAAGAATTAAAGGAACAAGTAATCAgtaaaaagtaacaaaaagaaagcaaaagatctCAAACCTGAGTGAcggaaaataaaaactaaaatattactggttataaaaaataaattcttcaatACTTTGCTGTAGACCCCAAGTAGTTGCAAACCggtgaaggagaagaaagacaaaactcTGCCACCCACGACCAGAAAGTTCAGCTTTGTGAACATTCACAGTAACAGCAGGTGATGTGTTCATCTTGTTACTGAAAAGCTCATGATAAATTTAACATCTATAGTGAAGCGTGGCCACAGACTACTGCTGAGatattataaatgaaaagcaatgacTATGCCTTACCATGGCAGTCCCCAAGCTGCGCTGTGTTGCCATATTCTACATCTTGTACATATCCTCCAGTGCTGTGGTTGTATGAAACAAATAAAGAGAACCTGCAATTAACAGTAttaataggggaaaaaatggtgattttttttttcctgaaagcaatAAATGGAAACATTCAGTCACCATAGAGAGGCAAAATCTAGTGTATGgccaaaaaaaattgttttataaaacaCACAATTTGTTTATATCCAGGCTTTAACATTGTATATACAATGCCAGGCAGTAGAAAAGATCATGTTCTTCATAGTGACCCTGTCACATCTTCTACACCAGGTGTGCTCTTGGCTTTGGATAGATAATTGTGCAATTATACTAAGCTGAAGTTTGAGCTAGCCTGCTACAAAGGCCTCTTTTTAAGATACAGCTGCTAATGCACTATATATTACAGACTAGGTCTGCGCAAAAAGCCtttgatatgtatatatatcacCCTAGTTTCAGTGTAGAggcaaaatctttcttttttccccactctgaAACCTGTGCTTTTGTATTTGCAATTGACTGTGCCCTGGCTGTGAGCAGGCCTGGGAGGGGACAGCGTGTACTGTCCTGTCTGAGCTGCTCAGGTTTACAGGCAGCAATTTGTTGCTTTCCTGCTTCCAACAGCTCGTCCTGCAGCTCTGTTTGTCCTCACACACACATGTAAAACTCCCACTGAAAGGAAGTCTTCACTTAGAGTTTGCAGAATTAGTTCAGACTTCAGCATTCTGTTCTCTCATATATATAGTACATTGAAAAAACAGTTCTAAAAAATGGACATTTATTAATTGAGTGCAAGGGAACAGGCACAGGATACAAGCTTGTATAGTCTACAAAATACATGGTAGAGATGCTGGGCTAATTTGAGAAGGAGTACTTACAGCATGCCCGGTGTCACTCTTCCACATGCCTCATGGTCTAACCAGCCACAGTATGGGTCCCGTGAAGCAATACATGCCCTTGCAAGAGAAAAACCCCaaaaaatcatgcatttttttttttatttccttccccagAGATGTTGGCACCCTTCCTTTAAGGGAGAGCTCAGGAACGGGGCCGTACTTTTTACATGACCCGTGACGCTCACACCGACTCAGAGGAATTCTAATGACGCAGCTGGAGAATGCCACAAACAAAGCATGGTGGTCTCTATCTAGCTGAAGGGAGATGACTCTTCTGTCTTCCTCACTCTCAGCATTACAcctgttaagaaaaataatgggaaGCCATTATTTTACAACTGTAGTACTTTGGGCAGAGCTTAcgctgaaaacattttatttatttattgtttgtatagatactgaaaaaataattccttataTAACGTACTAGTCTTTTCTGAGTGGTTTGTAAACAA is part of the Cygnus atratus isolate AKBS03 ecotype Queensland, Australia chromosome 11, CAtr_DNAZoo_HiC_assembly, whole genome shotgun sequence genome and encodes:
- the SEMA6D gene encoding semaphorin-6D isoform X6; amino-acid sequence: MRLPLLCASVMLISLSQCRAVSFPEDEDPINIVDYHYSRQYPVFRGRPSGNESQHRLDFQLMLKIRDTLYIAGRDQVYTVNLNEVPKSEVTPSRKLTWRSRQQDRENCAMKGKHKDECHNFIKVFVPRNDEMVFVCGTNAFNPMCRYYRLNTLEYDGEEISGLARCPFDARQTNVALFADGKLYSATVADFLASDAVIYRSMGDGSALRTIKYDSKWIKEPHFLHAIEYGNYVYFFFREIAVEHNNLGKAVYSRVARICKNDMGGSQRVLEKHWTSFLKARLNCSVPGDSFFYFDVLQSITDIIEINGVPTVVGVFTTQLNSIPGSAVCAFSMDDIEKVFKGRFKEQKTPDSVWTAVPEDKVPKPRPGCCAKHGLAEAYKTSIDFPDETLSFIKSHPLMDSAVPSIVEEPWFTKTRVRYRLTSIAVDHAAGPYHNYTVIFVGSEAGVVLKILAKTRPFSLNDSVLLEEIEAYNHAKCNAESEEDRRVISLQLDRDHHALFVAFSSCVIRIPLSRCERHGSCKKACIASRDPYCGWLDHEACGRVTPGMLMLKFSLFVSYNHSTGGYVQDVEYGNTAQLGDCHGVRWEVQSGESNQMVHMNVLITCVFAAFVLGAFIAGVAVYCYRDVFVRKSRKIHKDAESAQSCTDSSGSFAKLNGLFDSPVKEYQQNIDSPKLYTNLLTSRKELPPNGDTKSMMMDHRGQPPELAALPTPESTPVLQQKTLQAMKSQSEKAHSNLNASRKETPLKSPQFFPSSPPPHSPLSHGHIPSAIVLPNATHDYNTSFSNSNAHKADKKMQHIDHPLTKPSSKRDHRRSVDSRNTLNDFLKHLNETTSNPKAIMGDIQVAHQTLMLDPMGNMSEIPPKVPNREASLYSPPSTLPRNSPTKRVDVPTTPAVPMTSLERQRGYHKNSSQRHSISALPKNLNSPNGVLLSRQPSINRGGYVTPTAGSKMDYIQGTPVSVHLQPSLSRQSSYTSNGTLPRTGIKRTPSLKPDVPPKPSFVPQTTSVRPLNKYSY
- the SEMA6D gene encoding semaphorin-6D isoform X2, encoding MRLPLLCASVMLISLSQCRAVSFPEDEDPINIVDYHYSRQYPVFRGRPSGNESQHRLDFQLMLKIRDTLYIAGRDQVYTVNLNEVPKSEVTPSRKLTWRSRQQDRENCAMKGKHKDECHNFIKVFVPRNDEMVFVCGTNAFNPMCRYYRLNTLEYDGEEISGLARCPFDARQTNVALFADGKLYSATVADFLASDAVIYRSMGDGSALRTIKYDSKWIKEPHFLHAIEYGNYVYFFFREIAVEHNNLGKAVYSRVARICKNDMGGSQRVLEKHWTSFLKARLNCSVPGDSFFYFDVLQSITDIIEINGVPTVVGVFTTQLNSIPGSAVCAFSMDDIEKVFKGRFKEQKTPDSVWTAVPEDKVPKPRPGCCAKHGLAEAYKTSIDFPDETLSFIKSHPLMDSAVPSIVEEPWFTKTRVRYRLTSIAVDHAAGPYHNYTVIFVGSEAGVVLKILAKTRPFSLNDSVLLEEIEAYNHAKCNAESEEDRRVISLQLDRDHHALFVAFSSCVIRIPLSRCERHGSCKKACIASRDPYCGWLDHEACGRVTPGMLMLKFSLFVSYNHSTGGYVQDVEYGNTAQLGDCHEILPTTATPDYKIFGDPTSDMEFSSASITTMASIPVISPKVIGSWKPKVTGSRKFVVQDDPNTSDYSDPLSGVPKGVRWEVQSGESNQMVHMNVLITCVFAAFVLGAFIAGVAVYCYRDVFVRKSRKIHKDAESAQSCTDSSGSFAKLNGLFDSPVKEYQQNIDSPKLYTNLLTSRKELPPNGDTKSMMMDHRGQPPELAALPTPESTPVLQQKTLQAMKSQSEKAHSNLNASRKETPLKSPQFFPSSPPPHSPLSHGHIPSAIVLPNATHDYNTSFSNSNAHKADKKMQHIDHPLTKPSSKRDHRRSVDSRNTLNDFLKHLNETTSNPKAIMGDIQVAHQTLMLDPMGNMSEIPPKVPNREASLYSPPSTLPRNSPTKRVDVPTTPAVPMTSLERQRGYHKNSSQRHSISALPKNLNSPNGVLLSRQPSINRGGYVTPTAGSKMDYIQGTPVSVHLQPSLSRQSSYTSNGTLPRTGIKRTPSLKPDVPPKPSFVPQTTSVRPLNKYSY